A stretch of Brassica napus cultivar Da-Ae chromosome C6, Da-Ae, whole genome shotgun sequence DNA encodes these proteins:
- the LOC125588668 gene encoding uncharacterized protein LOC125588668 isoform X1: protein MVMAAKADLDQARVRISELEAEVTRLGSKADAQQGEIESQKLDIQVKSRRINDLEAARKIAEHQVRELIASSQDSQKNKEAEVKLAVREGKKEVAEAYGKILVCVKEKFARKKDEVNALVYAQELQANADLLKDMLNNKIQSVEEEYNQLVALLPEATTAYEKAQVSDFSVSKLPLPQISESSAPVEAAIGGDGNVVDEGVPAGAGDPIQEEKED, encoded by the exons ATGGTTATGGCAGCCAAAGCCGATCTTGACCAAGCCCGGGTTCGAATTTCTGAACTCGAAGCCGAAGTGACGAGGCTAGGCTCGAAGGCCGATGCTCAGCAAGGAGAGATCGAGAGTCAAAAGCTCGATATCCAGGTGAAGAGCAGGAGGATCAATGATTTGGAGGCTGCTCGAAAGATAGCTGAGCATCAAGTACGTGAGCTCATTGCCTCATCCCAGGATAGCCAGAAGAACAAGGAAGCTGAAGTCAAGCTGGCTGTCAGGGAAGGGAAGAAAGAAGTCGCCGAAGCTTACGGCAAGATCCTGGTCTGTGTTAAGGAGAAGTTTGCTAGGAAGAAAGATGAGGTCAACGCCTTGGTGTACGCTCAGGAGCTCCAAGCTAATGCCGACCTCTTGAAGGATATGCTGAACAACAAGATCCAAAGCGTTGAAGAGGAGTACAACCAATTGGTGGCCTTATTACCAGAAGCGACAACTGCGTATGAGAAGGCTCAAGTCTCTGACTTCTCGGTCAGCAAGCTTCCTCTTCCCCAGATCTCGGAGAGTTCAG CTCCAGTCGAGGCAGCAATAGGAGGTGATGGCAATGTGGTCGATGAGGGAGTTCCTGCCGGTGCTGGTGATCCGATTcaggaagagaaggaagattga
- the LOC106403167 gene encoding LOW QUALITY PROTEIN: ethylene-responsive transcription factor CRF6 (The sequence of the model RefSeq protein was modified relative to this genomic sequence to represent the inferred CDS: inserted 4 bases in 3 codons; deleted 1 base in 1 codon), which produces MEKRTRRVKFTEHCTVKPVPAKPSNGSPRVVRIAFTDPFATVSSSDEENDKVCPTPRVKRYVEEIRFGETKPSSSKPARKARCKPERGGGERKADVSDPRKYRGVRQRRWGSFAAEIRDSSTRIRIWSGTFATAEEXRAAIRLKGHNALTNFLTPPPSPGETPPVIDMKTVTGCDSGSQSLCSPTSVLRINVKRETEYRTELETEPIDLAAEVKPTXSREYFWDSEFPPEPLFMDGIEIHKPXSEPEDFSFNLNEDFDATPCEVDDFFEPD; this is translated from the exons ATGGAGAAACGAACAAGAAGAGTAAAGTTCACGGAACATTGTACGGTCAAACCCGTGCCAGCTAAACCATCCAACGGCTCTCCGAGAGTGGTCCGAATCGCCTTCACTGACCCTTTCGCCACTGTCTCATCTAGCGACGAAGAAAACGACAAGGTTTGTCCGACTCCGAGAGTGAAACGTTACGTTGAGGAGATCAGATTCGGCGAGACCAAACCCTCCTCCTCAAAGCCGGCGAGGAAAGCTAGATGCAAGCCGGAGAGAGGTGGCGGCGAGAGAAAGGCTGACGTGTCGGATCCAAGAAAGTACAGAGGCGTGAGGCAGAGACGGTGGGGATCCTTCGCGGCGGAGATAAGGGATTCTTCGACACGCATTCGGATTTGGTCAGGGACTTTCGCTACGGCGGAGGA TCGAGCCGCGATTCGACTCAAAGGTCACAACGCTCTGACGAATTTTCTGACTCCTCCTCCTTCGCCGGGGGAAACGCCGCCGGTTATCGATATGAAAACGGTTACCGGATGCGATTCGGGGAGCCAGAGCCTCTGTTCTCCGACGTCTGTTCTTCGAATCAATGTCAAAAGA GAAACAGAGTATAGAACGGAGCTGGAGACGGAACCGATCGATCTGGCGGCGGAGGTGAAGCCGA GTAGCAGAGAGTATTTCTGGGATTCCGAGTTTCCTCCGGAGCCGTTGTTTATGGATGGAATCGAAATCCATAAAC TTTCCGAACCGGAGGATTTCTCGTTCAATTTGAATGAAGATTTCGATGCAACTCCATGTGAAGTCGACGATTTTTTCGAGCctgattaa
- the LOC125588464 gene encoding exosome complex component RRP41 homolog translates to MALERVSESSLYLFAPPQIQNKSQQKNGHALAINRDISCHPSDNGSLHTNRTVASFSGTRSACIINAATLVLADAGVPMRDLSVSCSAGYLNSTPLLDLNYVEDSAGGADVTVGILPKLDKVTLLQLPMETFETVFALASEGCKAIAERVRKVLQENTKQLEYRRAA, encoded by the exons ATGGCCTTAGAGAG AGTCAGTGAATCAAGCTTGTATCTCTTTGCTCCCCCTCAGATTCAAAACAAGAGCCAACAGAAGAATGGTCATGCATTG GCGATCAACAGAGATATCTCTTGTCATCCGTCAGACAATGGAAGCTTGCATACTAACCGAACTGTTGCCTCATTCTCAG GAACAAGATCAGCTTGTATTATCAATGCTGCGACGCTAGTTCTTGCAGACGCTGGGGTTCCGATGCGTGATCTTTCTGTTTCCTGCAGTGCTGGATACTTAAACAGCACTCCACTTCTTGATCTTAACTATGTCGAAGACAGCGCTGGAGGAGCTGATGTAACCGTCGGCATTCTACCTAAACTAGACAAAGTTACACTCCTTcag TTACCGATGGAAACATTTGAAACGGTCTTTGCCTTGGCTTCTGAAGGCTGCAAAGCGATTGCAGAGAGAGTACGCAAGGTACTTCAAGAAAACACCAAACAGCTAGAGTATCGTCGTGCTGCATAA
- the LOC125588663 gene encoding pentatricopeptide repeat-containing protein At3g60980, mitochondrial-like, with product MSLIRRMFGRRSFCTAVARKAEDIMKNPDCRTWELSSRVSYLVNSVGDLDTAARYSRLAVFSKPDDEPEVTVHTCETIIGSMVRAKRHKDAYDLYDYFFNKHTLKPNSSCCNHIIESRFQQGLVDEALDFHRTVKGVVPDYPSEASLRVLTKGLVHSGRFDLAQALLKGSSKMFPDHVAFNNLIQGFLDIGNLDKANHLFEEFKRSLSSSIADYKSTWDFFYRGYPRYENRVAFLMATFMEYWFKQGKEVEAMECYNQSVLPNKLLLCPETGNALLKVLLKYGQKSHARALYNDMSAQSGTLNSDTVQIMAKGRCSKEIKTYNKASAESLLADSIGFIPVTTFKTIIDVALKDGRIDDALKTSNKMFDMALKEVSEQFNPL from the coding sequence atgtcacTGATCCGCCGCATGTTTGGTCGGCGCAGCTTCTGCACAGCCGTGGCAAGAAAAGCTGAGGACATAATGAAAAACCCAGATTGCCGTACTTGGGAGCTAAGCTCGAGAGTCAGCTACCTCGTCAATTCTGTTGGCGACTTAGACACGGCAGCTAGGTACTCTCGTTTGGCTGTCTTCAGCAAACCCGATGACGAACCGGAGGTAACAGTCCATACATGTGAAACCATCATCGGAAGCATGGTGCGTGCTAAAAGACACAAGGACGCTTACGATCTCTACGATTACTTCTTCAACAAGCATACgctcaaaccaaacagcagttGCTGCAACCACATCATCGAGTCTCGTTTCCAACAAGGTCTTGTTGACGAAGCTCTTGATTTCCACCGAACCGTCAAGGGTGTCGTCCCTGACTACCCGAGTGAAGCTAGTTTAAGGGTATTGACCAAAGGTTTAGTCCACTCTGGTCGATTTGACCTAGCTCAAGCCTTGCTTAAGGGCAGCTCTAAAATGTTTCCTGATCACGTGGCGTTCAACAATCTGATTCAAGGGTTTTTGGATATTGGGAATTTAGACAAGGCCAATCACTTGTTTGAAGAATTCAAACGATCGTTGTCTTCTAGTATTGCTGATTACAAGTCTACATGGGATTTTTTCTATCGAGGATATCCACGATACGAAAACAGAGTCGCATTCCTGATGGCCACATTCATGGAGTACTGGTTTAAGCAAGGTAAAGAGGTTGAAGCTATGGAGTGTTACAACCAGTCTGTTCTTCCAAACAAGTTACTGCTTTGTCCAGAAACTGGCAACGCCCTTTTGAAAGTTCTGCTCAAATACGGACAAAAATCACATGCTAGGGCATTGTACAATGATATGTCAGCTCAATCTGGAACCTTGAACTCTGATACGGTTCAGATAATGGCGAAGGGTCGGTGTAGCAAGGAAATCAAGACCTACAACAAGGCGAGCGCTGAGTCTCTCCTTGCAGATTCAATTGGTTTCATTCCAGTCACCACTTTCAAAACTATCATAGACGTGGCTCTAAAGGACGGAAGAATAGATGACGCTCTTAAAACCTCCAACAAAATGTTCGACATGGCTCTAAAGGAAGTCTCCGAACAGTTTAACCCACTCTAA
- the LOC125588668 gene encoding uncharacterized protein LOC125588668 isoform X2, translating into MVMAAKADLDQARVRISELEAEVTRLGSKADAQQGEIESQKLDIQVKSRRINDLEAARKIAEHQVRELIASSQDSQKNKEAEVKLAVREGKKEVAEAYGKILVCVKEKFARKKDEVNALVYAQELQANADLLKDMLNNKIQSVEEEYNQLVALLPEATTAYEKAQVSDFSVSKLPLPQISESSVEAAIGGDGNVVDEGVPAGAGDPIQEEKED; encoded by the exons ATGGTTATGGCAGCCAAAGCCGATCTTGACCAAGCCCGGGTTCGAATTTCTGAACTCGAAGCCGAAGTGACGAGGCTAGGCTCGAAGGCCGATGCTCAGCAAGGAGAGATCGAGAGTCAAAAGCTCGATATCCAGGTGAAGAGCAGGAGGATCAATGATTTGGAGGCTGCTCGAAAGATAGCTGAGCATCAAGTACGTGAGCTCATTGCCTCATCCCAGGATAGCCAGAAGAACAAGGAAGCTGAAGTCAAGCTGGCTGTCAGGGAAGGGAAGAAAGAAGTCGCCGAAGCTTACGGCAAGATCCTGGTCTGTGTTAAGGAGAAGTTTGCTAGGAAGAAAGATGAGGTCAACGCCTTGGTGTACGCTCAGGAGCTCCAAGCTAATGCCGACCTCTTGAAGGATATGCTGAACAACAAGATCCAAAGCGTTGAAGAGGAGTACAACCAATTGGTGGCCTTATTACCAGAAGCGACAACTGCGTATGAGAAGGCTCAAGTCTCTGACTTCTCGGTCAGCAAGCTTCCTCTTCCCCAGATCTCGGAGAGTTCAG TCGAGGCAGCAATAGGAGGTGATGGCAATGTGGTCGATGAGGGAGTTCCTGCCGGTGCTGGTGATCCGATTcaggaagagaaggaagattga
- the LOC106382541 gene encoding uncharacterized protein LOC106382541 produces MQRNIRGPPKNLTEKVSIDDSNPEKQVSIGSELPLETKKELVEFLKQNIKTFAWTTSDMKGIDANVTTHKLNVDPTFKPIKQKRRKLGLEKAQAVNDEVDRLTKAGSIREVQYPDWLANPVVVKKKNGKWRICVDFTDLNKACPKDSFPLPHIDRLVEATAGHQLLSFMDAFSGYNQIMMDPEDQEKTAFITERGTYCYKVMPFGLKNAGATYQRLVNKMFAGQLGKTMEVYIDDMLVKSSKGEDHISHLRECFEILNKYDMKLNPAKCTFGVPSGEFLGYLVTERGIEANPKQIATFLEMPSPKTTREVQRLTGRIAALNRFISRSTDKCLPFYKLLKNNKKFLWDEKCEEAFKQLKAYLSEPPILSKPVVGEPLYLYLAVSAAAVSGVLVREEQNEQRPVYYTSKSLIDAETRYPTMEKLALAVVTAARKLRPYFQSHSIIVMTSQPLRTILHSPSQSGRLAKWAIELSEYDIEYRPRAAAKAQVLADFVIELASEHLDQETEVPKWSLYVDGASSRQGSGVGLRLTSSAGETIEQSYRLGFNASNNEAEYEALIAGLKLALSLGIRELNAYSDSQLVASQFHGEYETRDERMGAYLEVVLNLTKQFDKFELTRIPRGENSSADALAALASTSDPLVKRIIPVEGIEKPSIDIATKAEMDSKPKEKIEDNSLPTVATQVFTTFWFPKTRTRSFRKHTSRKATQNPENNDKSEGTHRSSDSLEPNSTSTSGGTIQTSEPLVYKVQTRSRTALKNASRNATQTTGDNEEIGDIPQNPEPTPTNISGGTTAPGPEQESPSSLHNKVVGREDWRIPIMDYILEGKIPPNKWEARKLKALAARYCIIESALHKRSVSGPYLKCVHGLVAMKLMKEMHDGSCGNHSGGRALAIRIKRQGYFWPTIIADCEVYSSSCDKCQRHAPIIHQPAEKLSNISAPYPFMRWSMDIIGPLVPSGKGKKLLNLLVLTDYFTKWIEAEAFQQINRFEVEGFVWKNIVCRHGVPYEIVTDNGGQFISHDFKSFCDKWNIRLTFSSPRRPQGNGQAEAANKSVLANLKKRLGAQKELWSEKLPEVLWACRTTPRKATEETPFSLAYGMEAVVPAETTAGSLRRELCTSNPAANNQLLMDSLDLIEERRDQALLRIQNYQQAMARHYNSKVRPRQFAVGDLVLRKVFEGTKEPGAGKLGTNWEGPYRIIHIVRPGVYKLQKVRTGVPEIRSWNATNLKRYYH; encoded by the coding sequence ATGCAACGAAATATCCGAGGTCCCCCTAAGAACCTCACCGAAAAAGTTAGCATCGACGACTCAAATCCTGAGAAACAGGTGAGCATCGGATCCGAGCTACCTCTCGAAACCAAAAAGGAGCTCGTCGAATTCCTAAAACAGAATATCAAAACCTTTGCATGGACCACCAGCGACATGAAAGGCATAGATGCAAATGTCACCACTCATAAGCTCAATGTAGACCCTACTTTTAAACCGATCAAACAGAAACGTCGTAagctaggtctagaaaaagccCAAGCTGTCAACGACGAGGTCGATCGACTAACAAAGGCCGGGTCCATCCGAGAGGTACAATACCCCGATTGGCTAGCTAACCCAGTGGtagtaaaaaagaagaatgggAAATGGAGAATCTGTGTAGACTTCACCGATTTAAACAAAGCCTGTCCTAAGGACAGCTTCCCGTTACCTCATATCGATCGTTTGGTCGAAGCAACGGCTGGACACCAGCTCTTGTCCTTTATGGATGCCTTTTCAGGatataaccagattatgatggaTCCTGAGGATCAAGAGAAAACCGCATTCATAACTGAACGAGGAACCTATTGTTACAAGGTCATGCCGTTTGGTTTGAAAAACGCGGGAGCTACCTATCAAAGgttagtaaataaaatgttcgctggacaactcggaaaaaccatggaagtctacatcgacgacatgttagTCAAATCCTCAAAGGGGGAGGACCACATCTCCCATCTAAGAGAATGTTTCGAAATCCTCAACAAATACGACATGAAGCTAAACCCAGCTAAGTGTACCTTCGGAGTACCTTCCGGCGAATTCCTAGGTTACCTCGTAACCGAAAGAGGCATCGAAGCCAACCCGAAACAAATAGCGACATTCCTGGAAATGCCATCACCTAAAACGACCAGAGAGGTACAAAGATTGACCGGACGGATCGCAGCACTAAATCGATTCATCTCCAGGTCCACCGATAAATGCCTTCCATTCTATAAACTtctgaaaaataataagaagttCTTATGGGATGAAAAGTGCGAAGAAGCCTTCAAACAGCTGAAGGCTTACCTCTCGGAACCTCCGATACTATCCAAACCTGTAGTAGGAGAACCACTGTACCTGTACCTCGCCGTGTCGGCAGCTGCAGTCAGCGGAGtgctagtacgagaggaacaaaACGAACAGAGACCTGTCTATTATACTAGCAAAAGCTTAATAGACGCCGAGACGAGATATCCCACCATGGAAAAACTAGCCCTAGCAGTCGTGACAGCTGCCAGGAAGCTGCGACCTTATTTCCAATCGCACTCGATCATCGTAATGACCTCACAACCATTACGgacgattctgcatagcccTAGCCAATCCGGACGATTAGCAAAATGGGCTATAGAGCTCAGCGAGTACGACATCGAGTACAGACCCCGAGCAGCAGCAAAAGCTCAGGTCCTCGCCGATTTCGTTATTGAGCTAGCATCCGAACATCTAGACCAGGAAACAGAGGTTCCGAAATGGAGCCTATACGTGGACGGAGCCTCGTCAAGGCAAGGCTCCGGTGTCGGTTTAAGACTAACCTCCTCAGCCGGAGAAACCATCGAACAATCCTATAGACTTGGATTTAACGCTTCCAACAACGAGGCCGAGTACGAAGCACTAATCGCTGGATTAAAGCTCGCCCTGAGCCTCGGAATTCGGGAGCTAAACGCCTACAGCGACTCGCAGCTGGTAGCTAGCCAGTTTCACGGGGAATACGAAACAAGGGACGAAAGAATGGGGGCATACCTCGAGGTCGTCCTAAACCTCACAAAGCAGTTTGACAAGTTCGAGCTAACGAGGATCCCACGAGGGGAGAACTCCTCAGCAGACGCGCTCGCCGCATTAGCTTCCACATCCGACCCTCTCGTAAAACGAATTATACCCGTGGAAGGAATCGAGAAGCCAAGTATCGACATAGCTACCAAGGCTGAGATGGATAGCAAAccaaaggaaaaaatagaggatAACAGCCTCCCGACGGTAGCTACCCAAGTTTTCACGACATTCTGGTTCCCGAAAACTAGAACACGCAGCTTTAGAAAGCACACCTCCAGGAAAGCAACCCAGAACCCGGAAAACAACGACAAAAGTGAAGGTACTCACCGAAGTTCAGACTCCCTAGAGCCTAACTCTACGAGTACCTCCGGGGGCACCATCCAGACCTCGGAGCCACTTGTCTATAAAGTCCAAACAAGAAGCCGCACCGCTCTTAAAAACGCATCTAGGAACGCTACACAAACCACAGGGGATAACGAGGAAATTGGAGATATTCCTCAGAACCCAGAACCTACTCCAACGAATATCTCCGGGGGCACCACGGCACCAGGTCCCGAACAGGAATCTCCCTCCtctcttcacaacaaagttgtaGGGAGAGAAGACTGGAGAATACCGATCATGGATTACATCCTAGAGGGAAAAATTCCACCCAACAAGTGGGAGGCTCGAAAACTCAAAGCTTTAGCAGCAAGATACTGTATAATCGAGTCAGCCCTCCACAAACGAAGTGTCTCCGGACCTTACCTAAAATGCGTTCACGGCCTAGTAGCTATGAAACTCATGAAGGAAATGCACGACGGTTCCTGTGGAAACCATTCCGGAGGCAGAGCCTTAGCCATCCGAATAAAAAGACAAGGCTACTTCTGGCCTACCATTATCGCAGATTGTGAGGTCTACTCCTCATCGTGCgacaaatgccaaaggcatgcaccGATCATACACCAACCAGCGGAAAAGCTGTCTAACATATCAGCTCCCTACCCATTCATGAGGTGGTCTATGGACATTATAGGTCCATTAGTACCTTCAGGGAAAGGAAAGAAGTTACTAAACCTCCTGGTCCTAACCGACTACTTCACGAAATGGATTGAAGCTGAAGCTTTCCAACAAATAAACAGATTCGAGGTCGAAGGATTTGTTTGGAAAAACATCGTATGCAGGCATGGCGTCccatacgaaatcgtaaccgacaaTGGAGGACAGTTCATATCCCACGACTTCAAAAGTTTCTGCGATAAATGGAACATCCGCCTCACCTTCTCATCACCTCGGCGACCTCAAGGGAACGGACAGGCGGAGGCTGCCAACAAATCAGTTTTAGCAAACCTCAAGAAACGCCTAGGAGCCCAAAAGGAGCTTTGGTCGGAAAAACTACCCGAAGTACTATGGGCCTGCCGAACCACCCCACGAAAAGCTACAGAGGAAACTCCCTTCTCCTTAGCTTATGGGATGGAAGCTGTCGTCCCAGCAGAAACCACCGCAGGTAGCCTCAGACGGGAGCTCTGCACCTCAAATCCCGCAGCTAATAACCAGCTCCTGATGGATAGCCTCGACTTGATCGAGGAAAGACGAGACCAAGCCTTGCTTCGCATTCAAAATTATCAGCAAGCAATGGCACGACACTACAATTCCAAAGTAAGGCCCCGACAGTTCGCCGTAGGGGACCTAGTGCTTAGGAAAGTGTTCGAAGGAACAAAGGAACCGGGAGCTGGAAAGTTAGGaaccaactgggaaggaccctaccgAATTATCCACATAGTACGACCCGGAGTTTACAAACTCCAGAAGGTACGAACCGGGGTACCTGAAATCCGATCGTGGAATGCCACGAACCTCAAAAGATACTATCATTAG
- the LOC125588465 gene encoding meiosis-specific protein ASY2-like, which translates to MDHPKEGSGESGMPPSASGAKLLKVKQEVGAKMRKGKKTAREAIATRVSKRKKKDDSSGSSPHSPSLLKNQDVVNLMVQALGQKELGRACNSDETPETAPEGWFCCHEKYISKSHLRFPLPTLLLDLLDHYQLALSQLCPSVIRVINGFITRSKEEGVSVGLTELMSLFSLKESASKEGGTGTYYLPSRPNHVIFRFSSSDDDWRKKYFYVKVDPSTVPVGRNLRVTWTNPSEIEDPPKLSTKLTRALYRKLQQSPCTWVAYTTSRISAARFPDTYNASFQDPIPAENLEISAGDSVVSISTGASASGTEKSQPGDMTLRPSFRSRGNPSKAASASRGSDRNQGGSFLISMKEVLDDGGSKPVVETTPTEVVAQDAAPLPEVQVPEADYQAPKGTSEVEPSRHKRPRTDQGRAPTRSSSSSSRGGTVGWSFTHSKPGSILDDSWGLAAIMRHLKSVGCPLPALKDLTNRDEYLDIAHCMGQVRDLYLFFVYILWRR; encoded by the exons ATGGATCATCCGAAAGAAGGTTCCGGGGAATCCGGGATGCCTCCCTCTGCTTCTGGAGCTAAACTACTGAAAGTTAAGCAAGAAGTCGGAGCCAAGATGAGGAAGGGGAAAAAGACAGCCAGGGAGGCAATCGCGACCAGAGTTTCTAAACGGAAGAAGAAAGACGATTCTAGTGGGAGCAGTCCTCACTCGCCTTCGTTGCTGAAAAATCAAGACGTGGTTAACCTCATGGTTCAAGCTCTCGGCCAAAAGGAGCTTGGCCGTGCCTGTAATTCCGACGAAACCCCCGAGACCGCTCCGGAGGGTTGGTTCTGTTGCCATGAGAAGTACATCTCCAAGTCTCACTTGAGATTTCCTCTTCCGACCCTACTGCTTGATCTACTAGATCATTATCAGTTAGCCCTTTCCCAACTCTGTCCCTCGGTTATCCGGGTGATAAACGGCTTTATCACTAGGTCCAAAGAGGAGGGGGTTAGCGTCGGTCTTACCGAACTTATGAGCCTCTTTTCCCTGAAGGAAAGCGCCTCTAAGGAGGGTGGTACCGGGACCTACTACCTCCCTAGTCGTCCCAATCATGTTATCTTCAGATTCTCTAGTAGTGATGATGACTGGAGGAAGAAGTATTTTTACGTTAAAGTTGATCCTTCGACGGTTCCTGTGGGTCGGAACCTTAGGGTCACTTGGACTAATCCATCTG AAATCGAAGATCCTCCGAAGCTCTCTACCAAGCTCACCAGGGCTCTATACCGCAAGTTGCAGCAGAGTCCCTGTACCTGGGTAGCCTACACCACTTCTCGAATAAGTGCAGCCAGATTCCCAGATACCTACAACGCCTCTTTCCAAGATCCCATTCCTGCTGAGAACCTTGAGA TTTCGGCAGGCGATTCAGTTGTATCGATCTCAACTGGTGCTAGTGCTTCGGGAACTGAAAAGTCTCAGCCAGGTGACATGACTCTGCGACCATCATTCCGTTCTAGGGGTAACCCCTCTAAAGCTGCCAGTGCTTCTCGTGGAAGCGACAGGAACCAAGGAGGATCGTTCCTTATCTCAATGAAGGAAGTTTTGGACGACGGAGGATCCAAACCTGTTGTCGAGACTACTCCAACTGAGGTTGTAGCTCAGGATGCTGCTCCTCTCCCTGAGGTCCAGGTGCCGGAGGCTGACTACCAGGCTCCGAAGGGTACATCTGAGGTCGAGCCGTCGAGACACAAGAGGCCCAGGACCGATCAGGGCAGAGCTCCCACccgttcttcttcctcgtcctctagaGGAGGGACTGTTGGGTGGAGCTTTACCCATTCGAAGCCTGGGTCGATCCTGGACGACTCTTGGGGCCTAGCTGCGATAATGAGGCACCTGAAGAGCGTGGGATGTCCCCTTCCAGCGCTCAAGGACCTGACTAACCGAGATGAGTATCTCGATATTGCCCACTGTATGGGTCAGGTACGTGATCTCTATCTGTTCTTTGTTTACATTCTTTGGagacgatga
- the LOC125588669 gene encoding acidic leucine-rich nuclear phosphoprotein 32 family member B-like: protein MMFFPVSSRSSSHKPLLNRWRFQCLSKTYCHKQLSFLSLNEHLEDPLPQTAKLQEEEEEEEEEEEEEEEEEEEEEEDSSVVADTNEEEEGDDDDPSFDGDEVSQSVDSDDIVSNADGWIFHSRRNRVKEHGTVHCEMLHIRKKVHSIKITVKRG from the exons atgatgttcttcccCGTTTCTTCAAGGTCTTCCTCTCACAAACCGCTTCTGAATCGATG GCGATTCCAATGTCTTTCAAAGACCTACTGCCACAAACAGCTAAGCTTCTTATCTTTGAATGAGCATCTTGAAGACCCACTGCCACAAACAGCTAAgctccaagaagaagaagaagaagaagaagaagaagaagaagaagaagaagaagaagaagaagaagaagaagaagattcttCAGTGGTTGCTGATAcgaatgaggaagaagaaggtgatgatgatgatccttCATTCGATGGTGATGAAGTCAGCCAGAGTGTTGACAGTGATGACATTGTATCTAATGCCGATGGTTGGATATTTCATAGTAGAAGGAACAGGGTTAAAGAGCATGGTACTGTCCACTGTGAGATGCTTCACATCAGGAAGAAAGTTCACTCAATCAAGATCACAGTCAAACGTGGTTGA